The following are encoded in a window of bacterium genomic DNA:
- a CDS encoding folylpolyglutamate synthase/dihydrofolate synthase family protein: MTYRSSIAFLDSLVNYEKLAGPRNEFKLDNIRRLLELAGNPERKLRNVILVAGTKGKGSVCYMLEAALRGCGLSTGMFISPHVLDVRERIQLDGKPIPKSLFASLIARLAPFVQTSKPANRQSAVPVSYFELTTAMAFLLFAERQPDYSIVEVGLGGRLDATNLSDPTISVITRIGYDHLKVLGNTLTKIAGEKAGIMRKGRPVVIGEQEPEALSALKRKARESGARSVPSSVVSVLSVESVADGLRLDARCRFGAGEIRLPLLGRHQSENCRTALAVLNELSMLGRRIKFHCVARGMERVSIPARCQIVRRRPLTIVDSCHNPESGRALANTLRDHLPKVANRRFPHPRPLPEGEGRGEGVEPPIANRPSPKVVLIYGSLSGKLVAETVAPLAPYVEQAILVQPDNPRAMPLAELKQVFTHLRIPFVTADNVRSALSLARASSLSLHRSSLPVVVAGSFYLAGEALKVLGPSRAGRSLRQHRGSR; the protein is encoded by the coding sequence ATGACCTATAGGTCCTCCATCGCCTTCCTCGACAGCCTCGTCAACTACGAGAAGCTCGCCGGGCCGCGGAACGAGTTCAAGCTCGACAACATCCGCCGGCTTCTTGAGCTTGCCGGCAATCCCGAACGAAAGCTGCGCAACGTCATTCTGGTTGCGGGTACCAAGGGCAAAGGTTCAGTCTGCTACATGCTTGAGGCGGCTTTGCGTGGCTGCGGGCTCTCGACCGGCATGTTCATCTCGCCGCACGTCCTCGACGTGCGAGAGCGAATTCAGCTCGACGGCAAGCCGATTCCAAAGAGCCTTTTCGCCAGTCTCATCGCCCGCCTCGCCCCGTTCGTTCAGACCTCGAAGCCCGCCAATCGCCAATCGGCAGTCCCCGTCAGCTACTTCGAGCTGACGACGGCCATGGCTTTCCTGCTCTTTGCCGAACGGCAGCCCGACTACTCAATTGTAGAGGTCGGCTTGGGCGGCAGACTCGACGCCACCAATCTCTCCGACCCGACAATCTCGGTTATCACCCGCATCGGGTATGACCACCTGAAGGTGCTGGGCAACACGTTGACCAAGATTGCAGGGGAGAAGGCAGGCATCATGCGTAAGGGCAGGCCGGTCGTCATCGGCGAGCAGGAACCGGAGGCGCTCTCGGCGCTCAAACGTAAGGCGCGCGAGTCAGGAGCACGGTCCGTGCCGTCCTCCGTCGTATCAGTCCTATCTGTCGAATCCGTCGCAGACGGTCTGAGACTCGACGCGCGCTGCCGGTTCGGGGCAGGCGAGATTCGCCTTCCGCTGCTTGGCAGGCATCAATCCGAGAACTGCCGGACTGCGCTGGCGGTGCTCAACGAGCTCTCGATGCTTGGCCGACGCATCAAGTTCCATTGCGTCGCGCGAGGGATGGAACGCGTGTCGATACCCGCGAGGTGCCAGATCGTCAGGCGAAGGCCGTTGACCATCGTCGATTCCTGCCACAACCCAGAATCGGGTCGCGCACTCGCCAACACCCTGCGAGACCATTTGCCGAAGGTTGCGAATCGCCGATTCCCTCACCCTCGCCCTCTCCCAGAGGGAGAGGGAAGGGGTGAGGGTGTCGAGCCGCCAATCGCGAATCGCCCTTCGCCGAAGGTCGTCCTGATCTACGGCTCTCTTTCGGGCAAGCTTGTGGCCGAGACCGTCGCTCCGCTCGCGCCATACGTGGAGCAGGCGATTCTGGTCCAGCCCGACAATCCTCGTGCGATGCCGCTGGCCGAACTCAAGCAAGTCTTCACGCACCTGCGCATTCCCTTCGTTACGGCCGACAACGTCCGCTCCGCCTTGTCCTTAGCTCGGGCTTCATCCCTCAGCCTTCATCGTTCATCCTTGCCTGTTGTGGTTGCTGGTTCCTTCTACCTCGCGGGCGAGGCCCTCAAGGTACTCGGACCATCAAGGGCTGGGCGCAGCCTTCGTCAGCACCGCGGTAGCCGGTAG
- a CDS encoding aminotransferase class III-fold pyridoxal phosphate-dependent enzyme gives MKNDELRLWYRRYGPLGPDAPEPVFAEKGEGAWLGDAEGGKVLDFASGGSAPLGYNHPDIRRTLNQVGHAPGSDEAVTSDEVALMQKLAELVPGGMNRRVLVCESGREALARAIELARNETDRTSVTYLSRSAEEKPAIGKDVAAVVAHPLDGRIKFARQACDAAGALLIDDEAGIGPGTAGRMLAIELSDVRPDIYVLGRGWAAGFPFGSCVTRSSTLRWKCATAGNPMGCALALETIRLLESGLLEQGRKLAAHLEKRFGALSSPKLEPELWGVGLVRTIVLRKGRDFAEGLAQKCREHGLLLQAVSADTIAVRPPLVAREKDIDLAAEVVGKVLAGFDRKE, from the coding sequence GTGAAGAACGACGAACTGCGCTTGTGGTATCGGCGCTATGGGCCACTTGGACCGGACGCGCCGGAGCCGGTCTTTGCCGAGAAGGGCGAGGGCGCGTGGCTGGGGGATGCCGAAGGCGGGAAAGTTCTCGACTTCGCCTCCGGTGGGAGCGCGCCGCTCGGCTACAACCATCCTGATATTCGGCGTACTCTCAATCAGGTCGGGCACGCGCCCGGGTCAGACGAGGCCGTCACGTCTGACGAAGTCGCACTGATGCAAAAGCTGGCCGAGTTGGTGCCGGGCGGGATGAACCGCCGGGTGCTGGTGTGTGAATCCGGGCGGGAGGCGTTGGCACGCGCGATTGAGCTGGCCAGGAATGAGACCGATAGGACGAGTGTGACATATCTGTCGCGCAGCGCTGAGGAGAAGCCGGCAATCGGCAAGGATGTGGCCGCGGTCGTGGCGCATCCTCTGGACGGGCGCATCAAATTCGCGAGGCAGGCGTGCGATGCTGCTGGAGCTTTGCTGATTGACGACGAGGCAGGCATTGGCCCGGGCACAGCCGGTCGGATGCTGGCCATCGAGCTTTCGGACGTGCGGCCGGACATCTATGTGCTTGGCCGGGGCTGGGCTGCTGGATTCCCCTTCGGCAGTTGTGTAACCAGGAGTTCCACTCTGCGCTGGAAGTGCGCGACGGCCGGGAATCCGATGGGCTGCGCGCTGGCGCTTGAGACTATCCGACTGCTTGAGTCCGGGCTGCTGGAGCAGGGCCGGAAGCTGGCCGCGCACCTTGAGAAGCGGTTCGGCGCTCTGTCCAGCCCGAAGCTGGAGCCGGAGCTCTGGGGCGTCGGGCTGGTGCGGACCATTGTTCTTCGCAAGGGCAGAGACTTTGCCGAGGGACTGGCTCAGAAGTGCCGCGAGCATGGGCTGCTGCTGCAGGCCGTGTCTGCTGATACGATTGCGGTCAGGCCGCCGCTGGTCGCGCGTGAGAAGGACATTGACCTCGCCGCCGAGGTCGTGGGAAAGGTTCTGGCCGGCTTCGACAGGAAGGAATGA
- the tilS gene encoding tRNA lysidine(34) synthetase TilS — protein MSAGKLSVSGRFFATVKEYGLLPEGSGVLVAVSGGADSVCLLDLLRLAQPRFNLKLAAFHLNHGLRESAARDERFVRKLCQDWRVELVAARADVAGYAKRHKMGIEEAGRELRYRHMERAARKLGCGIIALGHTANDNLETMLLNLARGAGPRGLAGIPVTRTSESHHKDTKTQRTRVRFARPLIDIERSQLEQHLRARGIGWVEDESNLDVNCRRNLLRHEVVPVMLRLNAGAVANARRAAQLLTEEGEFLDSLSEAAVRDVAECGKGRVRIDLPRFKTYNVALKRRILKLLLPELDSHAVEGVLEFCNRDTGGKLTLTRGVRAHRHRGMIELERTKEILNDA, from the coding sequence ATGAGCGCCGGGAAGCTGTCGGTTTCGGGCCGGTTCTTCGCCACTGTGAAGGAGTACGGTCTGCTGCCCGAAGGTTCCGGCGTGCTGGTCGCGGTCTCCGGTGGCGCAGATTCCGTCTGCCTGCTCGACTTGCTGCGACTGGCCCAGCCCCGGTTCAACCTCAAGCTCGCGGCGTTCCACCTTAACCACGGTCTGCGCGAGTCGGCAGCGCGGGATGAGAGATTTGTCAGGAAGCTGTGTCAGGACTGGCGGGTCGAGTTGGTGGCCGCGCGGGCCGACGTCGCCGGGTACGCGAAGCGGCACAAGATGGGTATCGAAGAGGCCGGGCGCGAGTTGCGCTACCGGCACATGGAGCGCGCGGCCCGCAAGCTCGGTTGCGGCATTATTGCGCTGGGGCATACTGCCAACGACAACCTCGAAACGATGCTTCTGAACCTCGCCCGAGGGGCGGGACCGCGCGGCTTGGCCGGGATTCCGGTGACCCGGACGTCCGAATCTCACCACAAAGACACAAAGACACAAAGGACGCGAGTCAGGTTCGCAAGGCCGCTGATTGACATCGAGCGGAGCCAGCTTGAACAGCACCTGCGCGCGCGGGGCATCGGGTGGGTCGAAGATGAGTCGAATCTTGATGTGAACTGCCGGCGTAATCTGCTCCGGCATGAGGTTGTGCCGGTCATGCTCAGGCTCAACGCCGGTGCAGTTGCCAATGCCAGGAGGGCGGCGCAACTCCTGACCGAGGAAGGCGAGTTCCTCGACAGCCTGTCAGAGGCGGCAGTTCGCGACGTGGCAGAGTGCGGCAAGGGTCGGGTGCGGATTGACCTGCCCAGATTCAAGACCTATAATGTCGCTCTGAAACGGCGGATTCTAAAGCTTCTTCTTCCCGAACTGGATTCTCACGCGGTGGAAGGAGTCCTTGAGTTCTGCAATCGCGACACAGGCGGAAAGCTGACTTTGACCCGCGGCGTGCGGGCGCACCGGCACCGGGGGATGATTGAACTTGAACGCACTAAGGAGATTCTGAATGATGCCTGA
- the ftsH gene encoding ATP-dependent zinc metalloprotease FtsH, whose amino-acid sequence MMPDKTQRNRVIGPLAIWLLVFLAAWVAWNFFAGRHGARVSIDYSDFTTQLQAGNVDAVTMVEHDLSGSLKQDAEASTPRGTVKYKDFRTYMPDDPQLVTQLRAANVKIVARAPSQWTTILINILPWVLILGVWLLFMRRMSSGQDRAFSFGKSRAKPMASDRPKVTFADVAGVPEAKEELKEIIAFLKAPHKFQKLGGRIPKGVLLVGPTGTGKTLLAKAVAGEAGVPFLSISGSDFVEMFVGVGAARVRDLFEQSKRNAPCIVFIDEIDAVGRQRGAGMGGGHDEREQTLNQLLVEMDGFETQDGVIIMAATNRPDILDHALLRPGRFDRQITVDRPDVVGREEILKVHVRKITMAPDVNLNVLARGTPGFSGADLANMVNEAALLAARRARAAVTMQDFEDSKDKVLMGVERRSLLISDPEKRWIAYHEAGHALVARMIPGSDPVHKVTIIPRGQALGLTQRLPLDDKRIYSRAYCLDQLAIMLAGRAAEQLVFSDLSTGVHNDIDNATTLARKMVTEWGMSDKVGPLTFGSPSEEVFLGRELGMRRTFSDQTAQTIDNEIRRIIDEQSDRARGMVTSNRDKLDALAKALLERETLNGEEVDRAMRMEPAEPPPAAPEVAA is encoded by the coding sequence ATGATGCCTGACAAGACCCAACGTAATCGGGTCATCGGGCCGCTGGCTATCTGGCTGCTCGTGTTCCTGGCCGCCTGGGTGGCGTGGAACTTCTTCGCCGGCCGACATGGGGCCCGCGTTTCCATCGATTATTCCGATTTTACGACCCAGTTGCAGGCGGGCAATGTGGACGCCGTGACAATGGTCGAGCACGACCTGAGCGGCTCGCTCAAGCAAGACGCTGAGGCTTCGACCCCGCGCGGAACGGTCAAGTACAAGGACTTCCGTACCTACATGCCCGACGACCCGCAACTGGTGACGCAGTTGCGCGCGGCCAACGTCAAGATCGTCGCGCGGGCTCCGTCGCAGTGGACTACCATCCTGATAAACATCCTGCCCTGGGTACTGATTCTCGGCGTGTGGCTGCTCTTCATGAGAAGGATGTCTTCGGGCCAGGACCGGGCGTTCAGTTTCGGCAAGTCCCGGGCCAAGCCGATGGCGTCGGACCGACCCAAGGTCACGTTTGCCGACGTCGCCGGGGTGCCGGAGGCCAAAGAAGAACTGAAGGAGATCATCGCGTTTCTGAAAGCGCCGCACAAGTTCCAGAAGCTCGGCGGCAGGATACCCAAGGGCGTGCTGCTGGTCGGGCCGACCGGGACCGGCAAGACGCTGCTCGCCAAGGCTGTGGCCGGAGAGGCGGGCGTGCCGTTCCTCTCCATTTCCGGCTCGGACTTCGTGGAGATGTTCGTCGGCGTGGGCGCGGCCCGCGTGCGCGACCTGTTCGAGCAGAGCAAGCGGAACGCGCCCTGCATCGTCTTCATCGACGAGATTGATGCGGTCGGCAGGCAGCGCGGGGCCGGCATGGGCGGCGGGCACGACGAACGCGAACAGACCCTGAACCAGCTCCTCGTTGAGATGGACGGCTTTGAAACCCAGGACGGTGTCATCATCATGGCCGCGACCAACCGCCCCGACATCCTCGACCATGCCCTGCTGCGGCCGGGGAGGTTCGACCGGCAGATAACCGTTGACCGTCCCGATGTGGTCGGGCGTGAGGAGATTCTCAAGGTCCACGTCCGCAAGATTACGATGGCGCCGGACGTCAATCTGAACGTGCTCGCCCGCGGGACTCCGGGCTTTTCCGGGGCGGACCTCGCGAATATGGTGAACGAGGCGGCGCTGCTCGCGGCAAGGCGGGCGCGGGCCGCGGTGACGATGCAGGATTTCGAGGATTCCAAGGACAAGGTCCTGATGGGCGTCGAGCGTCGAAGCCTGCTCATCAGCGACCCGGAGAAGCGTTGGATTGCCTACCATGAGGCGGGACATGCCCTGGTGGCGCGGATGATTCCGGGCAGCGACCCGGTGCACAAGGTCACCATCATCCCGCGCGGACAAGCGCTAGGCTTGACTCAGCGCCTGCCGCTGGATGACAAGCGGATTTACTCCCGCGCCTACTGCCTCGACCAACTCGCGATAATGCTCGCGGGCCGGGCCGCCGAGCAACTGGTCTTCTCCGACCTTTCGACCGGCGTCCACAACGACATCGACAACGCGACGACGCTGGCGCGGAAGATGGTCACTGAATGGGGTATGAGCGATAAGGTCGGCCCGCTCACCTTCGGCTCGCCGAGCGAAGAGGTCTTCCTTGGCCGGGAGCTGGGCATGCGCCGGACCTTCTCGGACCAGACAGCCCAGACGATTGACAACGAGATACGCAGGATAATCGACGAGCAGTCGGACCGGGCGCGCGGCATGGTCACGAGCAACCGGGACAAGCTGGACGCGCTGGCCAAGGCGCTGCTCGAGCGCGAGACGCTGAACGGCGAAGAAGTAGACCGGGCCATGCGCATGGAACCCGCGGAGCCGCCGCCCGCGGCACCGGAAGTCGCCGCGTAA
- the dapA gene encoding 4-hydroxy-tetrahydrodipicolinate synthase, with protein MKTTTSFSGCITALVTPFKGARLDVTGLKENVRFQLKNRVSGLLVNGSTGEAPNLSSAEYDRTLAAVVEEVHGRVKIVAGAGTNSTAKSIKQAKRAEALGADALLVVAPYYNKPTQEGLYQHFRAIAEAVELPVIVYNIPPRSVVNILPATIERMARDCRNIMAVKEASGSLDQSSEIIQRCGNRVTVLSGDDSLTLPILAVGGKGVISVVSNIAPLDVSKMIEHYLAGEVELAAGMHRKLFPLIKAMFIETNPTPVKAAMNMLNMAAGEPRLPLVAPSEASLKAIRQALIDYGLPA; from the coding sequence ATGAAGACGACAACATCTTTTTCCGGATGCATCACGGCTCTGGTGACGCCGTTCAAGGGTGCGCGACTCGACGTCACGGGCCTGAAGGAGAACGTCCGATTCCAACTGAAGAATCGGGTCAGCGGGCTTCTGGTCAACGGCTCGACCGGCGAGGCCCCGAACCTGAGCTCAGCCGAGTACGACCGAACCCTGGCCGCGGTCGTCGAAGAAGTCCATGGCCGCGTCAAGATTGTGGCCGGGGCCGGGACCAACAGCACCGCGAAATCCATCAAACAGGCAAAGCGGGCCGAGGCGCTCGGTGCGGACGCGCTGCTCGTGGTCGCGCCGTACTACAACAAACCGACCCAGGAAGGGCTGTACCAGCACTTCCGGGCGATTGCCGAGGCAGTGGAGCTGCCGGTCATCGTCTACAACATCCCGCCGCGCAGCGTCGTCAACATCCTGCCCGCCACGATTGAGCGGATGGCCAGGGACTGCAGGAACATCATGGCCGTGAAAGAGGCCTCGGGCAGCCTAGACCAGTCGAGCGAGATTATCCAGCGGTGCGGCAACCGCGTGACGGTGCTTTCCGGTGACGACTCGTTGACCCTGCCGATACTCGCGGTCGGGGGCAAGGGCGTCATCTCGGTCGTATCCAACATCGCGCCGCTCGACGTTTCCAAGATGATTGAACACTACCTGGCCGGCGAGGTCGAACTGGCGGCCGGCATGCACCGCAAGCTCTTCCCGCTCATCAAGGCGATGTTCATCGAGACCAACCCGACGCCGGTCAAGGCGGCAATGAACATGCTCAACATGGCGGCCGGCGAGCCGAGGCTGCCGCTGGTCGCACCGTCGGAGGCGAGCCTGAAAGCCATCCGGCAGGCGCTGATTGACTACGGCCTGCCGGCATAG
- the dapB gene encoding 4-hydroxy-tetrahydrodipicolinate reductase, producing MVRFPVVKVIVVGCSGRMGAEVCRLIAEQADVELVGGIEANGNASIGAKLGSGVVGPDLGAMVNNCDVVVDFSTPEATVANCRVAAFADRSFITGVTGLSATQTSELLKCGEQIPVIHAPNFSVGVSVLGALVAEAARRLGPDYDVEVIETHHRMKKDAPSGTAVRLVDILKAGAGQASVVHGRQGKVGEKPKGEIGVSSIRTGGVVGEHTVVFGCAGERLELTHKAESRAAFATGVVAAVRFLKGRRPGFYTIEDVLASPR from the coding sequence TTGGTCCGATTCCCTGTTGTGAAAGTCATCGTCGTCGGCTGCTCAGGCAGAATGGGCGCAGAGGTCTGTCGTCTCATCGCCGAACAGGCAGATGTTGAACTGGTCGGCGGCATCGAGGCCAATGGCAACGCGTCGATCGGTGCGAAGCTCGGGTCCGGCGTGGTCGGACCTGACCTGGGCGCGATGGTCAACAACTGCGACGTCGTCGTGGACTTCTCGACTCCCGAGGCGACTGTTGCCAACTGCCGGGTCGCGGCGTTCGCCGACAGGAGCTTCATCACCGGCGTTACCGGGCTTAGTGCAACCCAGACCAGCGAACTGCTGAAGTGCGGAGAGCAGATTCCGGTTATCCATGCACCAAACTTCTCGGTTGGTGTGAGCGTGCTGGGCGCTCTCGTCGCTGAAGCGGCGCGCCGGCTCGGGCCGGACTACGACGTCGAGGTCATCGAGACGCACCACCGGATGAAGAAAGACGCGCCGTCCGGCACAGCGGTCAGGCTGGTCGACATCTTGAAGGCAGGCGCGGGTCAGGCCAGTGTTGTGCACGGCCGGCAGGGCAAGGTCGGGGAGAAACCGAAGGGCGAAATCGGCGTCAGCTCAATCCGGACCGGCGGGGTCGTGGGCGAGCACACCGTGGTCTTCGGGTGTGCCGGCGAGCGGCTGGAGCTTACCCACAAGGCCGAAAGCCGCGCCGCGTTCGCGACCGGCGTGGTCGCGGCGGTCAGATTCCTGAAAGGCCGCCGCCCGGGCTTCTACACGATCGAAGACGTGCTGGCCAGTCCGCGCTAG
- the hslV gene encoding ATP-dependent protease subunit HslV, whose protein sequence is MNSETWHSTTIIGVRRNGKVAMASDGQVTMGETIIKQTAHKVRRLHDGKVLVGFAGATADAFTLFERFEQKLDEYSGNLPRAVVELAKDWRTDRVLRRLEALLGIMDGQYSYVVSGSGDVIEPDDGVVAVGSGGPYALAAARLLLKHTQLPADKIAREAIEAAAAVCVYTNTEITIETI, encoded by the coding sequence ATGAACAGCGAGACATGGCATTCGACAACGATTATCGGCGTGCGCCGGAACGGCAAGGTCGCGATGGCCTCGGATGGACAGGTGACGATGGGCGAAACCATCATCAAGCAGACCGCCCATAAGGTCCGCAGGCTCCACGACGGCAAGGTGCTGGTCGGATTCGCCGGTGCGACCGCCGACGCCTTCACCCTGTTCGAGCGGTTCGAGCAGAAGCTCGACGAGTATTCGGGCAACCTGCCCCGGGCCGTGGTCGAGCTGGCCAAGGACTGGCGCACCGACCGCGTGCTGCGCAGGCTCGAGGCCCTGCTCGGGATCATGGACGGCCAGTATTCGTACGTAGTGTCGGGCTCCGGCGACGTGATTGAGCCGGACGACGGCGTCGTCGCGGTCGGTTCCGGAGGACCCTACGCGCTGGCCGCGGCCCGCCTGCTGCTGAAGCACACACAGCTTCCGGCCGACAAGATTGCGCGGGAGGCAATCGAGGCCGCCGCCGCGGTCTGCGTCTACACCAACACCGAAATCACGATAGAAACGATCTGA
- a CDS encoding beta-propeller fold lactonase family protein: protein MSPDSARRSLARTISSHIRAVRPVAVLLAICCCLSAVIGQTLEKTICLPDSLAGLIFPQCLAYNPINNKVYVGGGSGDCVIAIDGATNRKIARIPAGINVMALCHNPTNNKVYCANYSSNNVTVIDGATDSVLATVAVGSGPRALCYNSANNKVYCANYASNNVTVIDGATNGLRATVAAGSAPRALCYNLTNNKVYCANWGYPDFDSTVTVIDGATDSVIATVTVGSAPVALCFNPTNNKVYCANYANTSATVIDGATNSVRATVTVSGQPQSICYNPTDDKVYCGYYTLGSDFVVVIDGATDGVIKTVQTGGGHPLALCHNAAHDRVYCAHAFGRSVTVINGTTDGVIATVPVRAGPCAFCYNPTNDKVYCANDTSNTVTVINGDTTNAVIATVATGYNPRALCYNPINNKVYCASYHSADVLVIDGATNGVVATVPAAGQPMVFCYNPVNDKVYCADSSVHELMVIDGATDSIVATVPVGSPPWALCYNVVDNKVYCANFWSVNVTVIDGATNGILATVVADTLPCALCYNPNDDKVYCADQNNYHVTVIDGTTNAVIATDSVGMTPRALCYNMVNDRIYCANSVHNDVTLIDGLTDHVVTTVGAGSYPLAFCCNTYNNKVYCANYVSDDVTVINGKNDRIITTVAAGTKPQALCYNPHGNRIYCANSGSDSVTVIDGKTNAVVATIQVDSGPSAFAWNSAQRRMYVANSRWSTVSVILDTAAPGIAEVTGGAAQRTRSATVVRGVLYLPRDTTGAGHDPNGLHLGSCPKPCLLDISGRKVMNLRPGANDVRALAPGVYFVRPEPSTVGRKPPAVIKVVVTR from the coding sequence ATGTCACCGGACTCTGCTCGACGTTCTTTGGCTCGAACCATTTCCTCACACATCCGGGCCGTGCGACCCGTGGCCGTGCTGTTGGCCATTTGCTGCTGCCTGTCGGCGGTCATCGGGCAGACCCTGGAGAAGACCATATGTCTTCCGGATTCGCTCGCGGGACTGATCTTTCCGCAGTGCCTCGCGTACAACCCAATCAACAACAAAGTCTACGTGGGCGGCGGTTCCGGCGACTGCGTGATTGCCATTGACGGCGCAACCAACCGGAAGATTGCTCGAATCCCGGCTGGGATTAACGTGATGGCCCTGTGCCACAACCCGACCAATAACAAGGTCTACTGCGCGAACTACTCAAGCAACAACGTAACCGTGATTGACGGCGCGACCGACAGCGTGCTCGCGACCGTGGCCGTGGGGTCCGGTCCTCGCGCCCTCTGCTACAACTCGGCCAACAACAAGGTCTACTGCGCCAACTACGCAAGCAACAACGTGACCGTGATTGACGGCGCGACCAATGGTCTGCGCGCAACCGTGGCCGCAGGCAGCGCCCCTCGGGCCCTCTGCTACAACCTGACCAATAACAAGGTCTACTGCGCGAACTGGGGGTACCCGGACTTCGACTCGACTGTGACCGTGATTGACGGCGCGACCGACAGCGTCATCGCTACCGTGACCGTAGGTAGCGCACCCGTCGCTCTCTGCTTTAACCCTACCAACAACAAGGTCTACTGCGCGAACTACGCGAACACCAGCGCGACCGTGATAGACGGTGCGACCAACAGCGTGCGCGCGACCGTGACCGTGAGCGGCCAGCCGCAGTCCATTTGCTACAACCCGACCGATGATAAGGTCTACTGCGGGTACTACACTCTCGGCAGCGACTTCGTGGTCGTAATTGACGGCGCGACCGACGGGGTCATCAAGACCGTCCAGACCGGGGGCGGCCACCCGCTGGCCCTTTGCCACAATGCCGCTCACGACCGGGTCTACTGCGCGCATGCATTCGGCCGGAGCGTGACCGTGATCAACGGCACAACCGACGGCGTCATCGCGACCGTGCCTGTACGTGCCGGTCCCTGTGCCTTCTGCTACAACCCGACCAACGACAAGGTTTACTGCGCGAACGATACCAGCAACACCGTGACCGTGATTAACGGCGACACAACCAACGCGGTTATCGCAACCGTGGCCACGGGCTACAACCCTCGCGCCCTCTGCTACAATCCGATCAACAACAAGGTCTACTGCGCAAGCTACCACAGCGCCGACGTGCTCGTCATTGACGGCGCAACGAACGGCGTCGTGGCGACCGTGCCCGCAGCCGGTCAGCCCATGGTCTTCTGCTATAACCCGGTCAACGACAAGGTCTATTGCGCGGACAGCTCGGTCCACGAGTTGATGGTGATTGACGGTGCGACCGACAGCATTGTCGCGACCGTACCAGTGGGTTCCCCGCCCTGGGCCCTCTGCTACAACGTGGTCGACAACAAGGTCTACTGCGCGAACTTCTGGAGCGTCAACGTGACCGTGATTGACGGTGCAACGAACGGTATCCTCGCGACCGTGGTCGCCGATACCCTGCCCTGTGCTCTGTGCTACAACCCGAATGACGACAAGGTCTACTGCGCGGACCAGAACAACTACCACGTAACCGTGATTGACGGCACGACCAACGCCGTCATCGCAACCGATTCCGTAGGCATGACCCCCCGCGCCCTTTGCTACAACATGGTCAACGACCGGATCTACTGCGCCAATTCCGTGCACAACGACGTGACCTTGATTGACGGCCTGACCGACCACGTGGTCACGACCGTGGGCGCGGGCAGCTACCCTCTGGCCTTCTGCTGTAACACGTACAACAACAAGGTTTACTGCGCCAACTACGTCAGCGACGACGTGACCGTCATTAACGGCAAGAACGACAGGATTATCACGACCGTGGCCGCCGGCACCAAGCCTCAGGCGCTCTGCTACAATCCGCACGGCAACCGAATCTACTGCGCGAACTCCGGCAGCGACAGCGTGACGGTGATTGACGGTAAGACGAATGCGGTGGTTGCTACTATCCAGGTTGACTCCGGTCCATCGGCCTTCGCCTGGAATTCGGCCCAGAGACGCATGTACGTGGCGAACAGCCGGTGGTCCACCGTTTCGGTGATACTCGATACCGCTGCACCGGGAATCGCTGAGGTGACAGGAGGTGCGGCTCAAAGGACGCGCTCGGCCACGGTCGTCCGTGGTGTGCTGTACTTGCCGCGGGACACGACCGGCGCGGGACATGACCCAAATGGCCTACATTTGGGATCGTGTCCCAAGCCCTGTCTGCTCGACATCAGCGGGCGGAAGGTGATGAACCTGAGACCGGGCGCGAATGACGTGCGTGCGTTGGCGCCGGGGGTCTACTTCGTGCGTCCTGAACCGTCAACCGTGGGCCGTAAGCCGCCAGCGGTCATCAAGGTCGTTGTTACGAGGTAG